From the genome of Anopheles moucheti chromosome 3, idAnoMoucSN_F20_07, whole genome shotgun sequence, one region includes:
- the LOC128304446 gene encoding integrin beta-nu isoform X1: MTTFKLIPTVVVSTILFVSAFAQSSRSIAQTKCFFQKSCIECLDADKDCAWCTDENYEMRKSRCMTKQELLESNCNASKIETNYNYSHLQITQNEPHRDFDAQKLEAIQISPQKMNLRLGKLAAKTISFQYKPAKNYPLDMYYLMDLTWSMRDDKATLESMGSQLALALANMTANYQLGFGSFADKPAVPFIQSEPHRLQNPCYSENDQCEPTYGFRHRLKITRDIDRFIAQVKESNVTGNVDNLEAGLDALMQVLVCEKQIGWGSNTRKIVIVATDGWLHMAGDGLLAGIVEENDKQCHLDEEGNFVDVLKYDYPSLEQIWRVLLRSKTAVIFAVTEAQEAYYRRLSELMPEFTSVGRLQDDSSNIIQLVDDGYREFIKRVEFTDNSPDYLEVRYTTDCGGMYRVPQPINRCDNIEIGKEYKFNVELQLLDYPKDPSVTNVTIRIEEKLISNEAVELEIDLRTTCDCDKNKKPTELSELCNFNGDYVCGLCQCYVGWIGKTCECNLQNSQNRRELFEQCVAPSDGDELRTGPICSDRGECICGQCYCNPGFKGEHCECNECATIDGTICGGPDHGTCMCGTCSCLNPWAGDNCDCTMDTTGCKAPSNDALCSGHGECTCGRCTCDESFFGPFCETKDGEQPALCSSYEDCIRCAVYGINGIPCQDLDRKCREKIGLYKVELIAATYDFLNCTFRFNDEKNVCDYKFSYALSTNGETLLKVQNFQCKEVNLIAAGLGIAVSIIVGGIMLLFCYRCKLTYDDRKMFAKFEKEREQETKYQMDSPLYKSPITEFKVPAEMETSVL; this comes from the exons ATGACTACATTCAAGCTAATACCAACGGTCGTGGTGTCTACGATTCTGTTTGTTTCAGCATTTGCACAAT CCTCTCGTTCCATTGCCCAAACAAAGTGCTTCTTTCAAAAAAGTTGCATCGAATGCCTCGACGCTGACAAAGACTGTGCATGGTGTACGGATGAA AATTACGAAATGAGAAAATCACGATGCATGACGAAACAAGAGCTATTAGAATCGAATTGCAACGCATCCAAAATTGAGACGAACTACAACTATTCCCATCTTCAAATTACGCAAAATGAGCCGCATCGGGATTTTGATGCTCAGAAGCTAGAAGCGATACAAATATCGCCCCAGAAAATGAATCTACGCTTAGGCAAAT TGGCCGCAAAAACTATTTCGTTTCAATACAAACCTGCCAAAAACTACCCATTGGATATGTACTACCTGATGGATCTTACCTGGTCGATGCGAGACGATAAAGCAACGCTAGAAAGCATGGGTAGCCAGTTGGCACTGGCGCTAGCTAACATGACGGCGaactatcagctcggatttgGCAGTTTCGCCGACAAACCGGCCGTACCGTTTATTCAATCCGAACCACATCGTCTCCAGAATCCATGCTATTCGGAAAATGATCAGTGCGAACCAACGTACGGCTTTCGGCATCGGTTGAAGATCACGCGTGATATCGATAGATTTATTGCGCAGGTAAAGGAAAGTAATGTTACCGGCAATGTGGACAATCTAGAGGCAGGTTTGGATGCGCTAATGCAAGTGCTGGTATGCGAAAAACAAATCGGATGGGGCTCGAACACTCGCAAAATTGTAATCGTGGCTACGGACGGGTGGTTACACATGGCTGGTGATGGGCTACTGGCTGGTATCGTGGAAGAAAACGACAAACAGTGCCATTTAGATGAGGAGGGCAACTTTGTGGATGTGCTAAAGTACGATTATCCATCACTGGAGCAAATCTGGCGTGTTTTGCTACGCTCAAAGACGGCCGTGATATTTGCCGTCACAGAGGCCCAAGAAGCGTACTACCGACGACTGAGCGAACTAATGCCAGAGTTTACAAGCGTAGGCCGGCTGCAGGACGATTCGTCCAACATTATTCAGCTGGTAGATGATGGATATCGAGAATTTATCAAACGGGTAGAGTTCACAGACAACTCGCCGGACTATCTTGAAGTGCGTTACACCACTGACTGTGGTGGAATGTATCGCGTACCGCAACCGATTAACCGATGTGACAACATTGAAATTGGAAAGGAATATAAATTCAACGTCGAGTTGCAGTTGCTGGATTATCCAAAAGACCCATCGGTAACG AATGTCACTATTCGCATTGAGGAGAAACTGATCAGCAACGAAGCAGTTGAACTAGAAATCGATTTACGAACTACCTGTGACTGTgataaaaacaagaaaccaacGGAACTGAGTGAATTGTGCAACTTCAACGGGGATTACGTGTGTGGACTGTGTCAGTGCTATGTTGGATG GATAGGAAAAACGTGTGAATGCAATCTACAAAACTCTCAAAACCGACGAGAACTGTTCGAGCAATGTGTGGCACCTAGTGATGGAGATGAGCTGCGTACCGGCCCTATTTGTTCTGATCGTGGAGAATGCATTTGCGGCCAATGTTACTGTAATCCCGGATTCAAAGGTGAACATTGCGAATGTAACGAATGTGCTAC GATTGATGGTACAATTTGTGGAGGTCCAGACCACGGTACCTGTATGTGTGGGACATGCAGTTGCTTGAACCCATGGGCTGGTGACAATTGTGATTGCACGATGGACACAACTGGATGTAAGGCACCATCGAACGACGCACTGTGCTCTGGACATGGAGAGTGCACTTGTGGACGTTGCACTTGTGACGAATCATTTTTTGGACCATTTTGTGAAACCAAGGATGGCGAACAACCGGCACTATGCTCATCTTACGAAGATTGCATCCGTTGTGCAGTGTATGGAATAAATGGTATTCCTTGCCAAGATTTGGACAGAAAGTGTCGTGAAAAGATTGGACTGTACAAAGTAGAGCTGATTGCCGCAACTTATG ACTTTCTAAATTGCACTTTTCGATTCAACGACGAAAAGAATGTGTGCGACTACAAATTCTCGTACGCACTTTCAACCAATGGAGAAACATTGCTCAAAGTACAGAACTTCCAATGCAAAGAGGTTAATTTGATTGCAGCCGGGCTTGGCATCGCTGTGTCGATCATTGTCGGTGGcataatgctgctattttgcTACAGATGCAAACTAACGTACGATgatcggaaaatgtttgctaaATTCGAAAAGGAAAGGGAGCAAGAGACTAAATATCAGATGGATAGTCCACTCTACAAATCGCCAATAACGGAGTTTAAGGTTCCTGCTGAAATGGAAACAAGCGTATTGTAA
- the LOC128304446 gene encoding integrin beta-nu isoform X2 translates to MRKSRCMTKQELLESNCNASKIETNYNYSHLQITQNEPHRDFDAQKLEAIQISPQKMNLRLGKLAAKTISFQYKPAKNYPLDMYYLMDLTWSMRDDKATLESMGSQLALALANMTANYQLGFGSFADKPAVPFIQSEPHRLQNPCYSENDQCEPTYGFRHRLKITRDIDRFIAQVKESNVTGNVDNLEAGLDALMQVLVCEKQIGWGSNTRKIVIVATDGWLHMAGDGLLAGIVEENDKQCHLDEEGNFVDVLKYDYPSLEQIWRVLLRSKTAVIFAVTEAQEAYYRRLSELMPEFTSVGRLQDDSSNIIQLVDDGYREFIKRVEFTDNSPDYLEVRYTTDCGGMYRVPQPINRCDNIEIGKEYKFNVELQLLDYPKDPSVTNVTIRIEEKLISNEAVELEIDLRTTCDCDKNKKPTELSELCNFNGDYVCGLCQCYVGWIGKTCECNLQNSQNRRELFEQCVAPSDGDELRTGPICSDRGECICGQCYCNPGFKGEHCECNECATIDGTICGGPDHGTCMCGTCSCLNPWAGDNCDCTMDTTGCKAPSNDALCSGHGECTCGRCTCDESFFGPFCETKDGEQPALCSSYEDCIRCAVYGINGIPCQDLDRKCREKIGLYKVELIAATYDFLNCTFRFNDEKNVCDYKFSYALSTNGETLLKVQNFQCKEVNLIAAGLGIAVSIIVGGIMLLFCYRCKLTYDDRKMFAKFEKEREQETKYQMDSPLYKSPITEFKVPAEMETSVL, encoded by the exons ATGAGAAAATCACGATGCATGACGAAACAAGAGCTATTAGAATCGAATTGCAACGCATCCAAAATTGAGACGAACTACAACTATTCCCATCTTCAAATTACGCAAAATGAGCCGCATCGGGATTTTGATGCTCAGAAGCTAGAAGCGATACAAATATCGCCCCAGAAAATGAATCTACGCTTAGGCAAAT TGGCCGCAAAAACTATTTCGTTTCAATACAAACCTGCCAAAAACTACCCATTGGATATGTACTACCTGATGGATCTTACCTGGTCGATGCGAGACGATAAAGCAACGCTAGAAAGCATGGGTAGCCAGTTGGCACTGGCGCTAGCTAACATGACGGCGaactatcagctcggatttgGCAGTTTCGCCGACAAACCGGCCGTACCGTTTATTCAATCCGAACCACATCGTCTCCAGAATCCATGCTATTCGGAAAATGATCAGTGCGAACCAACGTACGGCTTTCGGCATCGGTTGAAGATCACGCGTGATATCGATAGATTTATTGCGCAGGTAAAGGAAAGTAATGTTACCGGCAATGTGGACAATCTAGAGGCAGGTTTGGATGCGCTAATGCAAGTGCTGGTATGCGAAAAACAAATCGGATGGGGCTCGAACACTCGCAAAATTGTAATCGTGGCTACGGACGGGTGGTTACACATGGCTGGTGATGGGCTACTGGCTGGTATCGTGGAAGAAAACGACAAACAGTGCCATTTAGATGAGGAGGGCAACTTTGTGGATGTGCTAAAGTACGATTATCCATCACTGGAGCAAATCTGGCGTGTTTTGCTACGCTCAAAGACGGCCGTGATATTTGCCGTCACAGAGGCCCAAGAAGCGTACTACCGACGACTGAGCGAACTAATGCCAGAGTTTACAAGCGTAGGCCGGCTGCAGGACGATTCGTCCAACATTATTCAGCTGGTAGATGATGGATATCGAGAATTTATCAAACGGGTAGAGTTCACAGACAACTCGCCGGACTATCTTGAAGTGCGTTACACCACTGACTGTGGTGGAATGTATCGCGTACCGCAACCGATTAACCGATGTGACAACATTGAAATTGGAAAGGAATATAAATTCAACGTCGAGTTGCAGTTGCTGGATTATCCAAAAGACCCATCGGTAACG AATGTCACTATTCGCATTGAGGAGAAACTGATCAGCAACGAAGCAGTTGAACTAGAAATCGATTTACGAACTACCTGTGACTGTgataaaaacaagaaaccaacGGAACTGAGTGAATTGTGCAACTTCAACGGGGATTACGTGTGTGGACTGTGTCAGTGCTATGTTGGATG GATAGGAAAAACGTGTGAATGCAATCTACAAAACTCTCAAAACCGACGAGAACTGTTCGAGCAATGTGTGGCACCTAGTGATGGAGATGAGCTGCGTACCGGCCCTATTTGTTCTGATCGTGGAGAATGCATTTGCGGCCAATGTTACTGTAATCCCGGATTCAAAGGTGAACATTGCGAATGTAACGAATGTGCTAC GATTGATGGTACAATTTGTGGAGGTCCAGACCACGGTACCTGTATGTGTGGGACATGCAGTTGCTTGAACCCATGGGCTGGTGACAATTGTGATTGCACGATGGACACAACTGGATGTAAGGCACCATCGAACGACGCACTGTGCTCTGGACATGGAGAGTGCACTTGTGGACGTTGCACTTGTGACGAATCATTTTTTGGACCATTTTGTGAAACCAAGGATGGCGAACAACCGGCACTATGCTCATCTTACGAAGATTGCATCCGTTGTGCAGTGTATGGAATAAATGGTATTCCTTGCCAAGATTTGGACAGAAAGTGTCGTGAAAAGATTGGACTGTACAAAGTAGAGCTGATTGCCGCAACTTATG ACTTTCTAAATTGCACTTTTCGATTCAACGACGAAAAGAATGTGTGCGACTACAAATTCTCGTACGCACTTTCAACCAATGGAGAAACATTGCTCAAAGTACAGAACTTCCAATGCAAAGAGGTTAATTTGATTGCAGCCGGGCTTGGCATCGCTGTGTCGATCATTGTCGGTGGcataatgctgctattttgcTACAGATGCAAACTAACGTACGATgatcggaaaatgtttgctaaATTCGAAAAGGAAAGGGAGCAAGAGACTAAATATCAGATGGATAGTCCACTCTACAAATCGCCAATAACGGAGTTTAAGGTTCCTGCTGAAATGGAAACAAGCGTATTGTAA